Proteins encoded together in one Plasmodium brasilianum strain Bolivian I chromosome 6, whole genome shotgun sequence window:
- a CDS encoding myosin B yields the protein MNKASELNNYFRINSEFVKKDESDVEKFYVWTHKSPNINLYPDIIFFKCLVTSIEGENYKLKEILPETNSEYIVKKEHLFNCNKMVNINSHRLNDMVHQNSAEVLNTLALRYEKNYIYTIAEPMLISINPYQLIDVNMNDYKTMNTHELPPHVYTYAKDAMLDFINTKNSQSIIISGESGSGKTEASKLVIKFYLSGVKENNDISKTLWDSNFILEAFGNAKTIKNNNSSRYGKYIKIQLDENQNIVSSCIEIFLLEKIRVVSQENEERSYHIFYEILRGMSEEMKNKYNIKSEDEYKYISNKSITIQEIDDVKDFEKLMNSFDKMNMSDIRDDLFLVLSGLLLLGNIAFDEIEKGGKSNCSELNDANLKIVNETSNLLGIEYENLRNGLLFSEKNIANQRIEIPLSVEESLSICRSISKDIYNKIFEFITKKINVFLSNNKELESFIGILDIFGFEIFLKNSLEQLLINIANEEIHNIYLFVVYEKESKLYKEEGIASDSVKYTTNESIIDLLRGKTSIISILEDACLAPGKKDESIVGMYTNKFSKHTHYSIYKRDANNSFMIKHTVSDVTYSISNFISKNKDILSPNILGLLKVSKNGLLKSIYGDIEISESLGRKNLISYKYLENLKKICSYLKSTNIYFIKCIKPNETKEKNNFNQKKVFPQLFSLSIVETLNIKFFFQYKYTFASFLSYFQYLDLAISNDSNLDDKTKVTMILEKNFNRDSYKVGKTMAFLKKDVVRGMREIINENLKGYKNVCTITSALITRIKKKKNVELNIKNLELTQAYLRKYKYVKEIK from the exons ATGAATAAAGCTAGTGAACTGAACAATTACTTCCGGATTAACAGtgaatttgtaaaaaaagatgaaagtGATGTTGAAAAGTTTTATGTGTGGACACACAAAAGCCCAAATATTAATCTTTATCCcgatatcattttttttaaatgtctAGTTACCAGTATTGAAGGAGAAAATTACAAGCTGAAAGAAATTTTACCCGAAACTAACAGCGAATATATAGTTAAAAAAGAGCACTTATttaattgtaataaaatggtaaatataaatagtcATAGATTAAACGATATGGTTCATCAGAATTCTGCAGAAGTTTTAAATACGTTAGCTTTAAGATatgaaaagaattatatatatacaatagcTGAACCAATGTTAATATCTATAAATCCGTATCAACTTATAGATGTCAATATGAATGATTATAAAACGATGAACACTCATGAGTTACCACCACATGTCTATACTTATGCAAAAGATGCAATGCTAGATTTTATAAACACGAAAAATAGTCAATCCATTATTATTAGTGGAGAAAGTGGTTCAGGAAAAACCGAAGCTTCAAAACTTGTtatcaaattttatttgtcGGGAGttaaggaaaataatgatatatcgAAAACACTGTGGGACTCGAATTTTATACTGGAG GCTTTTGGAAATgcaaaaacaataaaaaataataactcaAGTAGGTATGGAAAGTATATCAAAATACAGTTAGACGAAAATCAAAACATAGTTTCTTCTTGCATTGAAATATTTCTActggaaaaaataagagtTGTATCACAG GAAAATGAGGAAAGGAGCTACcacattttttatgaaattctTAGGGGAATGAGTGAAGAGATGAAAAATAAGTACAATATAAAATCAGAAGATgaatataagtacatatccAATAAGTCTATAACAATTCAAG AAATTGACGATGTTAAAGATTTTGAAAAGTTAATGAACTCCTTcgataaaatgaatatgtcTGATATACGAGACGatctttttcttgttttatcAG GTTTATTGCTGCTAGGAAATATAGCCTTTGACGAAATAGAGAAAGGAGGGAAAAGTAACTGCAGCGAATTAAATGATGCAAActtaaaaattgttaatgAGACAAGTAATTTGTTAGGTATAGAATACgaaaatttaagaaatgGTTTACTATttagtgaaaaaaatatagcaaatCAGAGAATTGAAATCCCGTTGTCTGTAGAAGAATCTTTGTCCATTTGTCGATCCATTtcaaaagatatatataataaaatttttgagtttattacaaaaaaaataaatgtatttttaagtaataataaagaattagAAAGTTTTATAGGTATTTTAGATATATTTGGATTTGAAATTTTCCTTAAAAACTCCTTAGAACAATTGTTAATCAATATAGCAAATGAAGagatacataatatatatttgttcgtAGTTTATGAAAAGGAATCAAAATTGTATAAAGAAGAAGGTATTGCATCTGACTCTGTGAAATATACCACTAACGAGAGCATTATAGACTTACTACGGGGAAAAACGTCCATAATTTCTATTTTGGAGGATGCCTGTCTAGCCCCTGGAAAGAAGGATGAG TCCATCGTAGGTATGTATACGAATAAATTCTCTAAGCACACACATTATTCTATTTACAAACGGGATGCAAATAACAGCTTTATGATTAAGCACACAGTCAGTGATGTTACTTACAgtatttctaattttatatcaaaaaataaagacaTCCTATCTCCCAATATTTTGGGTTTATTAAAG GTGTCGAAAAACGGTTTACTTAAAAGCATATATGGAGATATAGAAATATCAGAATCCTTAGGTCGAAAAAATCTGAtctcatataaatatttggaGAATCTAAAAAagatatgttcatatttgaagagtacaaatatatatttcataaaatgtATCAAGCCAAATGAAACTAAAGagaagaataattttaatcaAAAGAAAGTTTTCCCTCAGTTGTTTTCATTATCTATTGTTGAAAcattaaacataaaatttttttttcaatataaatatacatttgcTTCGTTCTTGAGCTACTTCCAGTACTTAGATCTTGCCATTTCGAATGATAGTAATTTAGATGATAAGACAAAAGTAACTATGATTCtcgaaaaaaattttaacaggGATTCGTACAAG gtgGGCAAAACGATGgcatttttgaaaaaggaTGTTGTTCGTGGGATGAGAGAAATAATTAACGAAAATTTAAAAGgctataaaaatgtatgcaCCATAACAAGTGCATTGATAAcaagaattaaaaagaaaaagaacgTCGAactgaatataaaaaatttagagtTAACTCAGGCGTACTTGAGGAAGTACAAATACGTgaaagaaattaaataa